The stretch of DNA CCAGAGCACTGCAGTACCATATGATTAATTGCACCTGCAGGTTTTCCCAGCCTGGTTTAATGGGCTTTTCTGTTCAATACATGTACCACTAGCTTATCTGAGAccttgcaacggactgttccagctgctacggtcaggcaagagcctctgctgtcacgctgtgaaaacagagaggatgagacggagtttcttcccacaggccatcaggactgtaaactcttttatcaccagggactaatctactgttgtgttgtgtcatttttttaaaattctaatatgtagatactgattctgttctattaatttctgttgtttttgcacaatccacaggcattgtcattttcatttcactgcacatcttgtatgtgtatgtgacaaataacgtTGACTTGACTTGCGCTTTCACTCTCCAGAAACATTACATTTCTTCTGAAAGtagataaaaatgttggagaaactcagtgggtgaggcagcatcaatgaaggacatccgtcacctactccttctctccattgatgctgcctcacccgctgagtttctccagcattttttatggaGAAAAAAAATATAAACAACTTGTTTTTCAGATTTAAAACAtcagttgttttgttttttttacttttcATTTACTGAGGAGAGGCGACAGTGCTGGACCTGGCTCGGGGAAATGAGCCATAGTCAAGGAGGGGACGCATGCAGAGGTCATAACAACACAAGATTTAGCACAGctatactttcgatttttccagcatctgaagttccttcttcaacattaCTTCTTCTGACGTTAGTTATCTCTAccaatcatttttttaaaacaactTTTGTAATCTTTTAAAAGATTCTCCTGCATAGGCACGCTGGTCTCTACGGACGAGGTGGGGCGTAAGGCCAGTCTATGAAGGGAAATTCCACATTCAGATCGTTAACGTAAACCCTCTCTCATCACTTGTATTCGTTGGATGGGAGTTTGAGCCTTGGTACTTACGATCATTGTCGTGAACAATCTGAAAGTTCTTGACAGATGCCTGCGTGACTCTCCCGTGGAAATTCAGCACGTAGGACTGAGTATCATCGTTCCAAACCGGCACCTTATTATGCAGCTCGATTAGGTTTTCCATATTCCTGTTCTGCCACATTAACAGTAAACTTTCATGTTCCTGGGGGGGTCATGAAAGCAGATGTAACACTTACAGCCTCTCTTGAATTTAGAAAAGACAAAGCAAAACGTGAAGAGTATTTTTAAACTTTATTATTGTGTTGGTTTTCCTTACAATTAGGTCAAATTTAATGGGAACCAAGTTGAACGTTAAAATATGTTGTTATTCCATCTCTATTGGACATGCTATTTGATTGATATTTTGTTTCAAATGCGGCTGTCAGAACTATTTATAACtattgtttagtttcgagatacagggcggaaacaggccctttggcccaccgagtctgtgccgaccagcgatccccacacactaatactatcctacacacaatcgggacaatttacagaagccaattagtttacaaacctgtttgcctttggagtgagagagagagagagagagagaaaaccagagaacaccgacgcaggtcatggggagaaggtacacactccatacagtcaggattgtaaccgggtctctggcgctgtaaggcagcaactctaccgctgcgccaccgtaccgccctgACACCTTTCTGGCATTTGGTCAAGGTTCAAGCCCTATGGGTGAATTTAACCAATACACAGAgctcatttaaaaaacatttgaacaggtttaTTTTTCCATCCAGCATCGCTGATAGCCCATGTGCCCACAACTCGCAAAAGCCACATAATACGAACACATGCATCCTGCTAAATTTAAAGGCCTATTAATTTTGAAGACCTCTCTCATTTCCTACTGACTTACATTACGAGGTTTGATCGGGACTCGTTCATGATTCATGCTCATCCCCGGAATGACAACCGTCATTTTCCGTGGGCCTTTAAACCCAAGGACATTGGTCTCCTGGAGAGAAATAAATACCAGTTGGCACAGTCATAAATTATAACAATAGTATTGCACATAAATACCAAGTTCATATCACGGACACAGCACCTGTCAAATACAAGGTCAGCAAACTTGGTACCTTCATTCCCAGATTGGTTAgttaatgtgtttaagaaggaactgcagatgctggaaaatcgaaggtatacaaaaaagctggagaaactcagcgggtgcagcagcatctatggagcgaaggaaataggcaacgtttcaggacgaaacccttccgggtttcggcccgaaacgttgcctatttccttcagggtttccgcccgaaacgttgcctatttccttcagggtttcggcccgaaacgttgcctatttccttcagggtttcggcccgaaacgttgcctatttccttcagcgtttcggcccgaaacgttgcctatttccttcagagtttcggcccgaaacgttgcctatttccttcgctccatagatgctgctgcacccgctgagtttctccagcttttttgtctacctttggttagtTAATGAGTTGGTCAGAGTCCACACTCGGGTAGAATGGGATGTTTTTGCTACTACGTGCCCCCATTGCAATGGCTCTTGCAAACTCCAAACATCTGAGTATTTAAAATCTTGCACAAAAATAATTCTATtcatttaaaacaaaactttaaaaaaagagcCGAAAGCTAGCATGTCTATCGTGGAGTGCCAGAGATCATTTAAAGTGGTTCATATTTACCAAAATAAATTCTAAGGAATTGCTCGTCCAAGCTATACAAGATCTACAGGATTCTTAAATACATTTATCATTACATAGGTCAGTTGTAACAGGCGGACTGAGTATCTAGAAGGCCAGCCAAAGTAATCTTGCCATATTGTATACTGGTAAAATACCGTGTACTCACGTAACAAATCGCTGCTAATTCTTGCCTGGTATTGGCTTCGTCAAGTAATCCAACTGCTTTAGCTGGATTGACGCCATTATCATAGATTGTAAACTTGGTTCCCATTAAATTTGACCTAATTGTAAAGAAAACCACACACTAGTTAGCATCAATCGCAACATGTATTCTCTGAATCCCAAATGACTCTTCAGTACACTCCCACTTACTCAGCAGAACCTCAAAGACACATTTGATTTTAAGAGTGCGATTCATTTTGATAAACAGTGCGTTGTCCTGTTGTCATTACAGTCTGTAGTGCAGACTCTCATCCTCAGGCAAtaatggtacacaaaatgctggagtaactcagctgggcaggcagcatctctggagaggaatgggtgacatttcgggtcgagacccttcttcaggcaataaTGTTTAGTTTTACCTACTGCATCTACTAATAGCAAATACAGATAATAGTCAAGGTtccaccaccgggtggcgccagcaatggctgcctcgccaatagtctgtctgtcccttccttcattgttgttttaatagtatgtgttaaatgtatgcttttagtgttctttagcttgttttatgtggggggtgtgatggggtggggttgggggttgAGGGAAacctttttaatctcttacctcgacggagatgtgcctTTTTTCCATATTGTACCTCCGTccacactgcagcctaacatcaaagAGTTGGGGGTCTTTGCTGGAGATGGATTTGGGAGCACCAACCGCGGGAACCTGCGGGACTGAACATCGCAGAGCTCGCCATCCCTTTACCAGTGAACGACCTCTGTGCTCCAACCACGGGGGccggcggactttaacatcgtggagctcgtggtctctggtcagagaccgacttcgggagttcCAAGCCGcaagagcttcgatcgccccgacgcgggggcttctaCAGCCCACGAcgcaggggcttcgatcgccccaaatgCAGATGGTTCAACTACCCCgcaaccgcgggagaataaagaggaaaaagattggactttattgccttccatcacagtgaggaatgtggggaatccgcgctggtggatgtttatgttaacttttatgtagttgtgtcttgttgctttttctttagtatggctgtatgttaGTTtgcatgtcactgtaccttaattggcacacgtgacaataaaagacctttgaaacctttgaggtTCAGGAAGAGAACCACTTCTAGATCAAGTCCAGGAGAATGAGAACATTACAGCACGGGACCATTCTAATTGTTTGCAAGAATAATCAATTTCTCGGCATGTTTCCCACAGGAATAATTTATTTTTGATTCCAATTCCTTTTAGCATGTCACCATTGAAACAGTTTCAACCACCCTTTTAGGCAACGAATTCCAGATCATAAACTCTGGCaacgggatttttttttttgtcaccttTAGTTCATTTGCCATTCACCTTTAAGCCCAGTCCTCAGATTATCAATCCTTATATCAATGAAAACAGTTTCACTTTGTCTGAATTTTGAACGCTTCTTGCAACTCACATTGTAAATGTTTCTATTCTGAGGAAACTGTTCAAGCCTTTGCAGTCCATCCATTTAGCCAACGCCTCTTATCCCTAGAACAATTGCAGTACATCTTTCTGTGGACACTCCAAGGTTACGGCACCCTAGACCTGTTTGGGTGTATATGTACTACACTGATATATGTAACACATGGGATGTCTAATGAAGAAAGACCAGTCAGGCAATTAGCAAAGTAAGTTGAGGGACTTAACTGAAACATCCAAGATCCTGAGTGATTTTAACAAGGTGGATGTAGCAAGGATATTTATTCTTGTGGAAGAATCTAAATCTTGGGGTCACTGTTTGAAAATAAGCATTTgcttatttaagacagagattaaaaaaaaattttgtgtcaaaaagttggtggtctgtggaattctcatttGCAGTGAGGGGAGTGAAAGTAGTGGCTCAAAATATctggtcattcagcatggaaacagacccttcggcccaaattgtccatgccaaccaagatgccccaactaagctGGCCAGCGCCTAGtccaaacctgaaacgtcacctatccattccctccacagatggtgcatgGCCCTTCTTGCACTTTGGCTTTAGCTCAATATCATATGTACtggactatataaatatatagtacataCCACCAACTCATCCAAATACACCTACCTTAATTTCCCTATGTAGCTCTCAGCTTCCCGCGATAAGTCGGTTGCATCAACCGATATTAAATAATTGGAcgttttgcttttttttctttttcttccagCTAATAAAAACACCTGTGAAAAAAAAAGCATATTTAGAACTCTGTGCTTATCATAGTCAATCTCCTCACTTTAACCAGCTTCAGTTTCCAGCAAAATAATCATTTTCCTCTTTCAAGAGGATTGGGTTATTTGATAAAATGGTGACTCAGTGCTGCAAGATGCAGCCTTGCATACTAATGGCATAGAGTCTCAGATGTTTCCAACACAGTCACAATTTGGATAATCATCCCTTCACATCCTGGGTAGCTGGGAGAGTTCACAAGTCTGTCAGATGCAGAATGAAGCTTTCTCTCTCTATACACTGCCAGATGACAGCACTAAGCGTCTGTGACAGCGCGCAAAAACTGGGCTGAAAGCATACTCATCTACAACGACAGCAtattgcagcacagaaacaggcccctctgcccaacttgcccgtgcccaACAAAATGtttcatctacacgagtcccacctgcctgcatttggcccatatccctctaaacctgtttatCCATGTATACCTATACAAGTGTCTTTTATATGTTacataactgcctcaactacctcctctggcagcacgttccttaTACCCATTTTGTATTTGATTTATCCTAATTGCTACCTTACCAAACACATGCAAAGCAATATGCCTACCATGTAAAGTCCAATTCATAATGAATTTGATTGTTCCatctaggacatatgacaataaaacactattgactcttggaTGCAGAGTTTTGCTGGCTTATCCCTTGATCTTCATCCCTTTTAACTTGCACCTTAAACTTAGTTCTATTGGCGACACAATTGAACCTTGCACCAAGATGCCATGTTTGTAGATAATGTGTGGACAGATTACAGTGTTAACTTCTCTCTATGTAGAAAGGGAACCAGCCAGTCACAGCGGGACTAGTGAAACTTTGATTGAAAGATGCTGTGAAGACTGTTGGAGCTGCTGAATCACTGTCTGTTTTGCTTCCATTTAAGTGTCAGCCAGGGTGGCCTCACCTTCTTGCCATCGTCCCGCTCGAGGTGCATGAAGTAGGTTGGGTACAGACCACGGTCCACTCCCTTCTTGTCCCGGGTGATCCTGCACTGGATCGTTATTCCCCGGGGGGCAGGTCTTAGTGCAAATTCCTCCAAGTTGTCCACATCCAAGTTTAAGCCAGATccaggagaagggagagaggcagCAGTTGGTTCCTGCAAACCATGAGAGAAGACCTCAATGTTGTATACATTAACTCACCCATGGCTGCCTGGAATTGTATGCCAATataagagtcaatagacaataggtgcaggagtaggccattcgagctagcaccgccattcaatgtgatcatagctgaatatccccaatcagtactccgttcctgccttctccccatatcccctgactccgttgccATTGCAACAGCCAGGGAAATGCCTAGTTCTTTGTCTAAAAGTCAAAAGAAcatgtgacaggagtagaattatgcaagttgacccatcgtctactctgctattcaatcatggctgatctatctctccctcctaaccccattctcctgccttctccccataacctctgatacccgtactaatcaagaatctatcaatctctgccttaataatatatgctcttggcctccacagccgtctgtggcaaagaattccacagattcaccaccctctgactaaataaatttctcctcatctccttcctaaaagtaatTGAATCAACAAAACCTCCATCTAAAGTGGAATTCATCTCTCACCTTGATGGACTGTTTACTGCTGGCAGACGAGGGCCTGACATTTTCATAACTCTGAGAGCCCGAAGTATTATCATTCTCCCCTTCATCGTCTTCTTCGAAGTTCATGCTTCCAGAGATTCCTAAATGAACAAAAACAAATCAACAGTTAAATATTTAATTGTGTTAAATAAAGGCCTGCTGCAcaaaataaaacacacttgatatAGATCATCATGACCCTGCAATGCTTTTGTTCAAGAGTCACTAAATTGCTTGAGGCTTGTccaagttagatacaaaatgctagagtaactcagcaggacaggcagcgtctctggatagaaagaatgggtgacgtttcaggtcgagacccttctttagactgcatCAGGGAGGAAATGTTCTGACATTTGTTTGATGTATTGACAAACacaaacacgcacgcacacgccagCATGCAGGTAGTTGGCAGTTAAAATTGGCATCATAGTCGGTACAGGCTTTGTGAGCCAAAATGGCTTCTCATGTgtttacattaaaaataacaatttattttagcaCAGTATACCATTTTGCTTTTTCAGGTTTGCTTCCTTAAACTACTCCGTCATTTCATACTTTAGATCCAAGAGCACAACTAggcattattttattttcttcaatAATGCATATTCCAACACAAACCATTCTTTCTGTGACTGCAGCCAATCGCTTCAGTAAACTGATCCACAGAGTTTGGCCTTCATGAGGGATGTGGGGGTAGGTGGGGCAGGAATGTGTTAAATGGACCATAATGTGAGAAACTGTGAAATTCTCGTCCTGAAAGGTAAGACATTACAGAGCTGTGTGTTGCAGAGGGATGTGGTTTGACATGCAGTTACAACAAGCAATGGGGAAAGTTGTCAGAAGATTGagggaaagatacagcatggaaacaggcccttcaacccactatgTCCATTCTCACCCGTGCacattagttctacgttatcccactttctcatccactccctacacactaggggacaatttgcagaggccaattaacctacaaacctgcacatcttagggaattgggaggaaaccggagcacccggtggaaacccacgtggtcatagggagtacgtgcaaactccacatagacagtaccttgggtcaggatcaaacctggttctctggcactgtgggcagcagctctgccagctgcaccagtGATTATCATTTATTATTAAGGGAATAAAATTCAAAAATATGTAGGTGAGATCAGAtgcatttaatcggaacctgatccggaactgaactgttctatgtaGCAGCAAGGAATCTTCCCTACCTCTTTGTTCCATTATTTCTTGGATTTCTGTTTTTGTTGTAGGTTCCAAAAGTGCTTCAACATCATGACTTGCTGACATTGAATCACCAACAGAAAGGGTTTGGAGTCTGTTGCCAACATCATGCACATCATTGTTCATTAAGAATCCTGGCCCATCAATATCTGCAGGGGTGGAAGCAATCTTATGTTAGTGTGACATAATAATGTTTAACACTTGTTCTATAATAATTCGACACCTCCACAGTGCTTATTGAGGCTTTTTGCATGATACGCCATTAAACACCATCCAGCTTACTTACAAGTGCACTCCAAAATCAATGAACATAAAGTTCCTGCGACTTGCTTGTTAGAAAAGTGATCAAGTAACTcagttacaccccagcagtatgaacagtgacctccaatttcaggtagtccttgctttctccctccttcccctccctttcccagctctcccacagcctactgtctccacctttacctttctttttcctgccaacccaccccccatcagtctgaagaaggatctcgacctgcaacgtcacctactccttcgctccatagatgctaccgcacccgctgagtttctccagcatttttgtctaccttcaagtaacATATGCCAGAAGTGATACAACTGAAtagctgtagaaacaaggaactgcagatgctggtttaccaaggaaagacacaaaatgcgggagtaactccgcgggtcaggcagcataacctggagaacatggatagatgacgtttcaggttgacaggaagtgtccc from Amblyraja radiata isolate CabotCenter1 chromosome 19, sAmbRad1.1.pri, whole genome shotgun sequence encodes:
- the tulp3 gene encoding tubby-related protein 3 — encoded protein: MSYYSVSVFEDENINLRQQKLEKQRALLEQKQRKKRQDLLMVQPNHEAKPRRLKPKRCEEQSPLVESLNNITTHRILDAEGDRKKPDVGLPLEKSLRPDRRKNVRGGNKLDRDIERDKGEPDIDGPGFLMNNDVHDVGNRLQTLSVGDSMSASHDVEALLEPTTKTEIQEIMEQRGISGSMNFEEDDEGENDNTSGSQSYENVRPSSASSKQSIKEPTAASLPSPGSGLNLDVDNLEEFALRPAPRGITIQCRITRDKKGVDRGLYPTYFMHLERDDGKKVFLLAGRKRKKSKTSNYLISVDATDLSREAESYIGKLRSNLMGTKFTIYDNGVNPAKAVGLLDEANTRQELAAICYETNVLGFKGPRKMTVVIPGMSMNHERVPIKPRNEHESLLLMWQNRNMENLIELHNKVPVWNDDTQSYVLNFHGRVTQASVKNFQIVHDNDPDYIVMQFGRVAEDVFTLDYNYPMCALQAFAIGLSSFDSKLACE